The Luteolibacter sp. Y139 DNA window TGGAAAGCAGGGGTTACGGGTCGGGTACGGGTGCTGAATTTGCACGGAAGAAAGCGGGTCCGCTGGGGGGCTGGCAAGGGGAGAATCCGCGGTGGGGCAGAATGGCCGGTGGGGAAAGGGTCTGGGCTGGATTGCGGGTTGCGGGGCGGGCGGATTTCCGGATGCTCGGGGGCGTGCCGGACGCCGCCCGATTGTTCATAGAAAGTAGCACTCCCCGTGCCTCGCTGGCCCTGCTGCGTGGCAGCGCGGTGGTCCACGAGGAGACTTTCACCGGCGACCGCAGCCACAATGCTCTGCTGTTTGCCCCGCTGGAGCGGGCGCTGGCGGTGTTGGAGACCGGCGAATCGCTGGCCGAGGTGGTGATCGGCACCGGTCCGGGGAGCTACAGCGGCACCCGGGTGGGAATCGCGGCGGGCCAAGGTGTAGCGCTGGTACATGGCTGCCCGGCCGTGGGGCTCAGCTCGCTGGTGGCGGTGCCGTCGGCGAGACCGGGGGCGCTGGCGGTGGGGGATGCCCGGCGCGGGAGCGCGTGGCGTGCGGGATTTGGCGAGGAGCCGGAGCTTTGCGGCGTGGAGGAGCTGGCGGAGGAAATCCGCGGGGTTTTATCGGGGGGGCACGCGGTGTTTTCGTTGGAGACGGTGGGGAAGGTCGGGCTGCCGGGGGATCTGGCGGAGCGGGTTTTGTTGGAGCAGCCGACTGCGGCGCTTTTGGCGAAGGCGTGGCTGGGGCTTTCAGCGGAGGAACGGGCGAGGCTGGCAGCGCTGCCGGTGCAGCCGGCTTACCTGAGGCCGCCGCATGTGACGGAGGCGAAGGGCGGGCATCCGCTGTTACGAAAGTAGTCGCTTCCAAGCCGTGACCATCGAGGCGGTCCACTGGAACTTCCGGGCGGTCTCGCGGATCAGGAAGGGCTCGTCGTTCACCGAGATCAGTTCGAAATGTCCGCCGAGCTTCTCCTTCAGCCAGTCCAGCGTGCTGCCCTGGGGCCAATTCTGCGGTGGCGTGTATTCGCCGAGCCAGGTGCAGGGCGTGGCGATCACGAGTTCACCACCGGGGCGCACCAATGACGGCAACCGTTCTAACAAGCGATCCGGCTCGGTCAGGCGGCACAGCAGATTGGCAGCGTGCACACGGTCGAAGTTCTTGAGGTCGGCGCGAAGGTTCATCGCGTCGCCAGTCTCGAAGCGAACCTGGTTCGGCGGCAGGCCTTCCGGCAGACGCGCGAGCAGGGGCGTCCGCTTGTGGGCTTCATCGAGGCGGGCGTAGGGCAGGGGAGCGCCTGCCATCGCAGCGGCGGCGCGGACGAAGTTCTGGGAAAAATCGATGCCGAGCGTTTCCTGCGAACTACGAGACATCTCGTAGGTGGAGCGGCCCACCGCACAGCCGAGGTCGAGCGTGCGTTCCACCGTGCCGGGTGAGAAATGCCGGGTAGTCCGCACCGCGAAGTCGAGTGCGTCCCGCATGCCGGCGGGAGCGGACCCGGGCAGGATCTCTTCAGCGGTGCCGTAGTGGAAGAGCAGGTATTCCGAGAGCAGGCGCTCGGTTTCGTAGGGATTCGAATTCGCGCTCACTCGTTCAATGGACAGGTGTTTCACCGGGTTTCGCCGCGGCTTCGTCGTAGTAGAAGTCGGCGTCGTCGTGCTTCGGCACGGGGATGTTGAGAATCTTCATTTTTCCGATCGCGCGATGGCGGCAACCGGGCCGGATCATCACCGCGCTGAGCGGCTTCACCGGGACCTGCTCGCCATCGAGTTCCAGGAAGCCTTCGCCCTCTAACACCACATAGATCTCGGTGGTCTTCAGGTGGTAGTGGCTGGTCGGCTCATCCTTCACTTCCAGGTAGTGCGCGGAGGCCGGGGCGTCCGGCAGATCGACAAAGGCCCGCCGGGTGGTGCCGCAGCAGCAGGCGATTGGCGGCAGCTCCGCGAGGTGGACGGGGTGGTAGCGTTTCATGGGAAGGGAGGCTCAGTCCGGCTGGCACCATGGAATGGTCGCGGAAACGCTCCGGCACAAGGGGCATTTTGCGAACATTTTGCACAAGTTTGATCGCCGTTTGGCGCACGCATTCCCAAGAATGGCTTCCATCGCCACGGAGCATGAATCCGCTCCGCCCCAACGCATGAAAACCATCCGCTCATTGGTCCTGCTTTTACTGGCGATACCCCTCGCGCTCTGTCCTGCGCAGGAAGAAAATCCCTATCTCACCCAATCCGCACCGAAAGCCCCCGCCGGCCCCGGCGGCGATAGCTTCCTCACCCTCACCGAGCACATCATCGTTCCGTCCGACCTGTTGGACTCATGGCTCGCCAACCACTCGATGGCAAAGGACGCCAGCGAACTCCGCACCGCTGCCCAGAAGTGGATCGAGGAAGGCACCGCCACCATCGATTCCACCGCGCTCACCGCCGGCACCGTCGGGCCGTCGCTTGCCAACGAATCGATCGTCGAGCAGATCTACGCCACCGAGTACATGCCCTCTCCATCCCCTGAGGATTGGACCTTCGCTACATCCTTTGAGACCCGGAACTGCGGCTACTCGATCGATGGAAACTCGGTCCGCGAGCAAGGCGAACTCGTGGTCCGCGCCGAAAACTACTTCGTCCGCATGCTCCCCCATCGCGCCTACGATCGGGTGAGCGAAAAGACTCGCCAGCCCGACGATATCTTCATTCCCCGGTTCCGCTCGATCGCGACCCACCAGGCTCTCGCCGGTTTCGACGAGTCATACTCCGACGACCCCTTCGCATCAGCGAGCCCGCCTCCCCGCACCAAAACCCGCCCCAGCTATCCAGCGGGAAAAACCCATCTCGCCCTCCGCGTCGATGAAGATCTCCCCGAGCCCGCCATCAAATGGCCACTTGAGGAGAAGCGTGACGATGAAGCCGCC harbors:
- the tsaB gene encoding tRNA (adenosine(37)-N6)-threonylcarbamoyltransferase complex dimerization subunit type 1 TsaB codes for the protein MPDAARLFIESSTPRASLALLRGSAVVHEETFTGDRSHNALLFAPLERALAVLETGESLAEVVIGTGPGSYSGTRVGIAAGQGVALVHGCPAVGLSSLVAVPSARPGALAVGDARRGSAWRAGFGEEPELCGVEELAEEIRGVLSGGHAVFSLETVGKVGLPGDLAERVLLEQPTAALLAKAWLGLSAEERARLAALPVQPAYLRPPHVTEAKGGHPLLRK
- a CDS encoding cupin domain-containing protein, encoding MKRYHPVHLAELPPIACCCGTTRRAFVDLPDAPASAHYLEVKDEPTSHYHLKTTEIYVVLEGEGFLELDGEQVPVKPLSAVMIRPGCRHRAIGKMKILNIPVPKHDDADFYYDEAAAKPGETPVH
- a CDS encoding methyltransferase domain-containing protein, which encodes MSANSNPYETERLLSEYLLFHYGTAEEILPGSAPAGMRDALDFAVRTTRHFSPGTVERTLDLGCAVGRSTYEMSRSSQETLGIDFSQNFVRAAAAMAGAPLPYARLDEAHKRTPLLARLPEGLPPNQVRFETGDAMNLRADLKNFDRVHAANLLCRLTEPDRLLERLPSLVRPGGELVIATPCTWLGEYTPPQNWPQGSTLDWLKEKLGGHFELISVNDEPFLIRETARKFQWTASMVTAWKRLLS